A window of Deltaproteobacteria bacterium contains these coding sequences:
- a CDS encoding Gfo/Idh/MocA family oxidoreductase, translating into MTRLRVGLIGVGKHGQRYARHIRDDLTAEVQLVGLARRDAAKAAELAAEFGCRAYTDYRELIAAPDLDAVIVVVPPTLHREIVVAAAEFGRAILLEKPAAVSLAMGRDLLALTRPKNVPVMVAQTLRYNAVVHTIRQALPSIGAIHSVRVSQRFEQSPLAWIDDPAVSGGGMALHTGVHMFDLIRVLTGLEAARVSCEMTRVVTQRTEDNFSAVIAMHGGRVLASAVGSRATQSRCGGIEVAGERAQLAGDHVLRRAYRIEGTTMTPLEIAPATQTVPDVVRDFAAALRAGRAMPIPLEEGLRAVAIADACYRASAAGRAAAVEAI; encoded by the coding sequence ATGACTCGGTTGCGTGTCGGACTGATCGGCGTCGGCAAACACGGGCAGCGCTACGCCCGTCACATCCGTGATGATCTGACAGCGGAAGTCCAACTCGTGGGCCTTGCGCGTCGGGATGCGGCGAAGGCGGCAGAGTTGGCGGCTGAGTTCGGGTGTCGTGCCTACACCGACTACCGAGAGTTGATCGCGGCGCCCGACCTCGATGCGGTGATCGTGGTGGTGCCGCCCACCTTGCATCGCGAGATCGTCGTCGCCGCCGCCGAGTTCGGCCGCGCCATCCTGCTGGAAAAGCCGGCTGCTGTGTCGCTGGCGATGGGACGCGATCTCCTCGCGCTCACCCGACCCAAGAACGTGCCCGTTATGGTGGCGCAGACACTGCGCTACAACGCGGTCGTGCACACCATCCGCCAGGCGCTGCCGTCGATCGGCGCGATTCACTCCGTGCGGGTCAGCCAGCGCTTTGAGCAATCGCCGTTAGCGTGGATAGACGACCCCGCCGTGTCCGGCGGGGGCATGGCGCTGCACACCGGCGTGCACATGTTCGACCTGATCCGCGTGCTGACGGGCCTCGAAGCGGCGCGCGTCAGTTGCGAGATGACCCGCGTGGTTACGCAACGCACGGAGGACAACTTCAGCGCGGTGATCGCGATGCACGGCGGGCGCGTGCTGGCGTCGGCGGTGGGCTCGCGCGCCACGCAGAGCCGCTGCGGCGGCATCGAAGTGGCCGGCGAACGCGCGCAGCTCGCCGGGGATCACGTCCTGCGCCGCGCCTATCGCATCGAAGGGACGACGATGACGCCGCTCGAGATTGCGCCCGCGACGCAAACGGTCCCCGACGTCGTGCGCGATTTCGCCGCCGCCTTGCGGGCGGGTCGGGCGATGCCGATTCCACTCGAAGAGGGATTGCGCGCGGTGGCGATTGCCGATGCGTGCTATCGCGCCAGCGCCGCCGGGCGAGCAGCGGCGGTGGAGGCGATCTGA
- a CDS encoding aspartyl protease family protein, with protein sequence MGVTYVHARLRRSDGRGRTHDLRFLVDSGAIYSVLPAETWRALRLKPERQVEFTLADGTPIERGVSECRFEIRDNAATSPVVLGEERDGALLGAVTLETLGLMLNPLTREILPMQMALSRLRPSR encoded by the coding sequence ATGGGCGTCACGTATGTGCACGCGCGGCTGCGACGATCTGACGGCCGCGGACGAACTCATGATCTGCGGTTCCTCGTTGATTCGGGCGCCATCTACTCCGTGCTTCCTGCGGAAACCTGGCGGGCGTTGCGACTCAAACCGGAGCGCCAAGTGGAGTTCACGTTGGCGGACGGTACGCCAATCGAACGCGGAGTTTCCGAGTGTCGTTTCGAGATCCGCGACAACGCCGCCACATCGCCCGTCGTGTTGGGCGAAGAGCGCGACGGCGCGCTGCTCGGAGCCGTGACCCTCGAAACGCTCGGCTTGATGCTCAATCCGCTGACCCGGGAAATCCTGCCAATGCAGATGGCCCTTTCCCGTCTGCGCCCCTCTCGGTAG